The DNA region ACGCCGCAGATGACGATGAACCAGCAGTGGATGTTCTCGAAGCAGCAGATCGCGCAGGACCTCATGGACCGCCTCGACCTCGACCGCGTCATCGTCCAGGAGACCATCGACGGGATGGGGATGGGCGGTATGGGCGGCATGATGGGCGGCATGGGCGGTATGGGTGCCGGCGACATCGAGGACGCACTCGACGACGTCGACGTCGACGCCGACGAGATCGTCGACGAACTCGAAGCCGAAGACGACGACGGTCACGATCACGACGACGGTCACGATCACGACCACGACCACGATCACGACCACTAACCGCGCCGTCCGCCGCGAATCCGCGATTTCTTTACTCCCGACGCGTCACTGACGAGCATGGACGTTCCCGATGACCTGAAAGTCGCGGCCGTCGCCTCGGGGTGTACCGTCGGTCTCTCGGTGTTGCTCCGCTACGGTCTCGACGTAGACGCGAACATCTTCGTCCGACTGCTGCCGCTTTTCGTCTACTTTCTCTACCTGTTTTCGAAGGACGCGCTGTCGGAGACGACGCTCGGTGAGGCGGTGACGTGGTGCGTCGTGACCGTCGTCGCGACGATCGGAGCGCTGCTGTTCTACGCCCTCTGAAGCCTTCAGGCGATGTCGCGGCTGGTATCGATGGTGACCTCCTCGGTCAGCCGCAGTTTGATGGTCTCCTCCAGCGCCCGTCCGCCGCGGAACTTCGGAATCGCCAAACGATTCTCGATTTCGGAGCCTTTCACCTGCGTCTGTAACTCGAAGACGGCGTCGGACATGTGCTCGGTCATATCGCGGTTGTCGGGCACCGACCGACCGTCGAGCGCGTGCAACACGGCGACGCCGCCGGTGTTCATCACGTGCGTCTGCAGTTCGTTGAGGAAGTTGCGGTAGCGCGTCGGCTCCGTACGCTCCAGCACGTCGACGACGTCGACGATGAGGTTCGCCTCCTCCGGGAGCGCCTGCACGAGTCGGTTGGCGTGGTCCAGCGCCGCATCGCCGCCGATGTCGCGTATCGTCGGCCGACCGACCCGCGTGGTCATCCGATCCAACGCGTCCTGTACCGCCTGGTCGGAGCGCACCGTCGTCAGGTACAGCGTGCCGCGCGTCGACGTGAGTTCGTACAGCAGCAACTCCGACTGACTCGCCGGCGTCGCCGCGAGTGTGACGATGCTTCCGGCCGGGATACCACCGCCTAGCTGGCGGTCGAGCACCGTGATTCCGGTCGGAAGCTTACTTGCCATACGCAATCACGAACGTGAATCATAATATGTCTTGCTCACGAGAGAGTTCGTTCGCCACTCGTGCGTACGCCGGTCGTCCGCCATCCGTCCGACGGTCGGACCGTTCCGGACGTTCGCGTTCCGGTACCGCCGCGACGACGGGGCAGTCGAGCAGTTCCGAGACGCCCGTCGGGGTGAGCCGCGTCCGGTTGAGGACGACGCCGACCACCTGTGTCCCGAGCGCGCGCGCCATCGCCGCCGTCTTCGACGTGTCGCGCAGCGCAGGCGCACAGAGCGTCGTCACCAGAAGCACCGCGTCGGCGACGCGCAACGGTCCCGCGGCGTCCGGTCCCGCTCCCGCCGGACAGTCGACGAGCGTCGCCGCGTCCACGGGTTTGACGCGCGCGAGTTGCGTCGCGGTGTCGCTGTCGGGGCCGGACGGCGCGGCCGGGAGAACCGACAGCCCCGGAGACGCTTCGTGTGCCATCGACAGCGCGTCGTCGCCGACGTGACCGATGTCGGCGACGGTCGGTTCGCGCGGCACGTCGGCGAGCGCGTGGAGATTCGGCATATCCCGGTCGGCGTCGACGGCGAGGACGTGGCCGTCGAGTGCCCTCGCCACCCCGAGCGTCGTCGTCGTCTTTCCGCAGCCACCTTTTCCGCCAGCGATTGCGAGCATACGGGCTCTGGCCGCGCTCTCGGATTTGAACGTTCGGACGGTGGCACGGAGGCAGTTGCGGTGCGGAGGCGGTTGCGGTGCGGAAAGCCGAGCCCTCGCTGTACCGCGAGCGAGGGCGAGAGGCCGAGCGAGCGGCCCTTTTTCATCGACGTTTTTGCAAGCGGGGGTGCGCAAAGCGCACCCCCCGCAGTAAAAAGGTCGCTAGTCGTGACAACAACCGCCGGCCTCGCCGCCGAAGTCGACGGCGAGTGGTTCCGAGATGGCCCTGTTAATCTCTTCGAGGCGGCTCTGGAGTTCCTCCTGTGCTTCGAGGTACTCGGCCATCGTCGGCAGCGAGTGTAGTTCCTGCTGGGCGCGCTGGACTTTCTGGAGTTGCTGCTGGTTCGCCTCGCCCATCTGGCGAGCGACCATGAACTCCTCGCGGAGTTGCTCGAACTCTGAAATCTGCTGTTGGACTTCCTCGTCGTCCTCGACTTCGGCTTTCGCGTCTTCGAAGGCTTCGTACTCGGGGAGAGCCGCGATGGCGTCGCCGAGTTCGCGGCCGAGTTCGTCCGTTCGCGCCGTCTCGATGCTCATGGACGCGCTTGGAACCGGAGCGGTTTAGGCTTGCCGAATAGCGATATCACCCGTCTCACCGGTCGCCACCGAGCACCACGCGGAGTTCGTCGTACACCGCGTGCTGGTTCGTTCCGTCCCACTGGCTCGAGGCGGGCCAGAGGTCGTACCCGTCGTCGTCGCGGCGTGGCGCGAGATGGATGTGAAAGTGTGGAACCGACTGCTGGGCGGCCTCGCCGCTGGCGTGCAGCAGGTTGACGCCGGCGTAGCCCGCCGTCTGGAGGCGGTGTGCGACGGTCTGGGCGTGTTCGGTGGCGCGTGAAAGCACTTCCTCGGGGATATCGAAGAGACTCTGGTAATGATCGCGCGTGATAACGAGCACGTGACCGGGTGTCTCCGGCGTTCGGGGGACGACGACGAGCGACTCGGAGCGTTCGTCCAGAACGACACCGGGAGCGTCTCCGTCAACGAGAGCGCAGAACGGGCAGGTCATCCCCAAAACGATTCGAAGCGGGCTAATTTACTGTTCCGGGACCTGTCGTTCGACGAACTCGACGAGGTCACGGAGTTCGTCGCGTCCGACGCCGTGACCCACGTCGTACACCGAAAACGAGACTTCGGCGCCGAGCTCTCGTAGGCGTTCAGCGGCGGCTTCGGTCCGCTGTGCGGGGATTATCTGGTCGGCGCTTCCCGCACCCACGAACACCGGCTTTCCGGTGAGTTCGGGCGGTTCGAGGTCGGCGTGCGACTCGGCGAGGTAGCCGTGCAGCGCGACGACCCACGCGAAGCGGTCGGGGTTCTCCAGCAGCAAAGCGAGGCTCGTAATCGACCCCTGACTGAACCCGATCAGCCCGAGATTCTCCGCGTCGAGGTCGAACGCCTCGACGGCGGCGTCGATGCTCTCCGAAATCAAATCGAGACTCCGGCGGAACTCTTCGGCGTGCGGTTGGCTCTGGTGGAGGCCACCTGCCGACATATCGAGTTCGTACCAGGTGTACCCTCCCATCAACCGGTCCGGCGCGCGCAGGCTGACGACGTGCATCGTGTCGGGCAACTGCTGGGCGATGGGAAGCAGGTCCTCTTCGTCGGCACCACGTCCGTGGAGAACGAAAACGGCGGGTGCGGGACCGTCGCTCGATACCGTGGGTTCGACGTGTACGTGTTCCAACGGAATGTCGGCCATCGACTCCACGTATGGCTGCATCGGCCTTCAATCGGGGAGTGACACGCACGTAACCGGCCGCACACGGGACGGCGCCGTTCCGGCGAGCTCGGGAGGTTTTAGCTAACCCCGAGAACCCGTCCGCAGTTCTTACAGCGCCAGAGGTCTCTCGTTCCCGCCCCGAGGATGATACGCGGTGGGTCTGCGGCGTCGTCGACTTCGAGTTCGGCGACTTCGTGTTCGTGCTCGGCGTCGTCGGTCGTCTCGATGTCGGCCCCACAGTTGGGATACTGGAGTAGTTCAGCT from Haloprofundus halobius includes:
- a CDS encoding MinD/ParA family ATP-binding protein — translated: MLAIAGGKGGCGKTTTTLGVARALDGHVLAVDADRDMPNLHALADVPREPTVADIGHVGDDALSMAHEASPGLSVLPAAPSGPDSDTATQLARVKPVDAATLVDCPAGAGPDAAGPLRVADAVLLVTTLCAPALRDTSKTAAMARALGTQVVGVVLNRTRLTPTGVSELLDCPVVAAVPERERPERSDRRTDGGRPAYARVANELSREQDIL
- a CDS encoding YlbF family regulator, translated to MSIETARTDELGRELGDAIAALPEYEAFEDAKAEVEDDEEVQQQISEFEQLREEFMVARQMGEANQQQLQKVQRAQQELHSLPTMAEYLEAQEELQSRLEEINRAISEPLAVDFGGEAGGCCHD
- a CDS encoding RAD55 family ATPase, translated to MASKLPTGITVLDRQLGGGIPAGSIVTLAATPASQSELLLYELTSTRGTLYLTTVRSDQAVQDALDRMTTRVGRPTIRDIGGDAALDHANRLVQALPEEANLIVDVVDVLERTEPTRYRNFLNELQTHVMNTGGVAVLHALDGRSVPDNRDMTEHMSDAVFELQTQVKGSEIENRLAIPKFRGGRALEETIKLRLTEEVTIDTSRDIA
- a CDS encoding HIT family protein, with the translated sequence MTCPFCALVDGDAPGVVLDERSESLVVVPRTPETPGHVLVITRDHYQSLFDIPEEVLSRATEHAQTVAHRLQTAGYAGVNLLHASGEAAQQSVPHFHIHLAPRRDDDGYDLWPASSQWDGTNQHAVYDELRVVLGGDR
- a CDS encoding alpha/beta hydrolase, whose amino-acid sequence is MADIPLEHVHVEPTVSSDGPAPAVFVLHGRGADEEDLLPIAQQLPDTMHVVSLRAPDRLMGGYTWYELDMSAGGLHQSQPHAEEFRRSLDLISESIDAAVEAFDLDAENLGLIGFSQGSITSLALLLENPDRFAWVVALHGYLAESHADLEPPELTGKPVFVGAGSADQIIPAQRTEAAAERLRELGAEVSFSVYDVGHGVGRDELRDLVEFVERQVPEQ